A genomic segment from Roseibium algicola encodes:
- the trmFO gene encoding methylenetetrahydrofolate--tRNA-(uracil(54)-C(5))-methyltransferase (FADH(2)-oxidizing) TrmFO, whose protein sequence is MTPIHIIGGGLAGSEAAWQIAQAGLPVVLHEMRPVRKTDAHQTEGLAELVCSNSFRSDDSEQNAVGLIHHELRQLGSLIMSCADAHQVPAGSALAVDRDGFSNAVTTALQNHPNVTISREEVAGLPPSDWEKVIIATGPLTSPALSAAILEKSGEDALAFFDAIAPIVHFESVDLSKAWFQSRYDKVGPGGTGKDYLNCPLDKVQYEAFIDALLEGETADFKEWEENTPYFDGCLPIEVMAARGRETLRHGPMKPMGLTNAHNPEVKAYAVVQLRQDNALGTLYNMVGFQTKLKYGAQADIFRMIPGLENAQFARLGGLHRNTFLNSPKVLDGTLRLKADPRLRFAGQITGCEGYVESASVGCLAGLFAVFEARGQEIVPPPATTAMGALLGHITGGHITRDEGAGKPGSFQPMNVNFGLFPEVDAPNKDENGKRLKGKDKTRAKKLAMTNRAKTDFTGWQAKLGLVKQAAE, encoded by the coding sequence ATGACCCCCATCCATATCATCGGCGGCGGCCTTGCCGGTTCAGAGGCTGCCTGGCAGATCGCACAAGCCGGACTGCCCGTCGTCCTCCACGAAATGCGCCCTGTCCGCAAAACGGATGCTCATCAGACCGAAGGTCTTGCCGAACTTGTCTGCTCGAATTCTTTTCGTTCTGACGATTCCGAGCAAAACGCCGTTGGCCTGATACATCATGAACTGCGTCAGCTCGGTTCTCTCATCATGTCTTGCGCTGACGCGCATCAGGTACCTGCCGGCAGTGCACTTGCCGTGGATCGGGACGGATTCTCCAACGCTGTAACGACCGCACTTCAAAATCATCCAAATGTGACGATCTCGCGTGAGGAAGTCGCAGGTCTGCCCCCCTCTGACTGGGAAAAGGTCATCATTGCAACGGGACCGCTGACGTCACCGGCTCTCTCGGCGGCAATCCTGGAAAAAAGCGGGGAAGATGCTCTTGCATTCTTCGACGCTATTGCACCGATCGTCCACTTCGAAAGTGTTGATCTTTCCAAGGCCTGGTTCCAGTCCCGCTATGACAAGGTGGGGCCTGGCGGCACTGGCAAGGACTATCTCAACTGCCCGCTGGACAAGGTGCAATACGAAGCATTTATCGATGCGCTTCTTGAAGGTGAAACAGCGGACTTCAAGGAATGGGAAGAAAACACGCCCTACTTTGATGGCTGCCTACCAATTGAAGTCATGGCTGCCCGCGGCCGCGAAACACTTCGGCATGGCCCGATGAAGCCCATGGGACTGACCAACGCGCATAATCCGGAGGTGAAGGCCTACGCGGTTGTGCAATTGCGTCAGGACAATGCACTCGGCACGCTCTACAACATGGTCGGTTTCCAGACAAAGCTGAAATACGGTGCCCAGGCCGACATTTTCAGGATGATTCCAGGCCTTGAAAACGCACAATTTGCTCGCCTTGGCGGCCTTCACCGCAACACCTTCCTGAACTCGCCGAAGGTTCTCGATGGAACCTTACGGCTCAAAGCCGATCCTCGGCTGCGGTTTGCCGGTCAGATCACCGGCTGTGAGGGCTATGTGGAATCGGCGAGCGTCGGCTGCCTCGCCGGACTGTTTGCAGTCTTTGAAGCCCGCGGTCAGGAGATCGTCCCGCCACCCGCAACGACTGCCATGGGTGCGCTGCTCGGTCATATTACCGGCGGACATATCACACGGGACGAAGGTGCCGGCAAACCGGGCTCTTTCCAGCCGATGAATGTCAATTTCGGCCTCTTCCCCGAAGTGGACGCACCAAACAAGGATGAAAACGGCAAGCGACTGAAAGGCAAGGACAAGACCCGTGCAAAGAAGCTTGCGATGACCAATCGGGCGAAAACGGACTTCACGGGCTGGCAGGCCAAGTTGGGCCTTGTGAAACAGGCCGCCGAATAG
- the secD gene encoding protein translocase subunit SecD, with translation MLYFARWKIALIVLVVAAGILTTLPNFFSQKQLESWPDFLPKNQMVLGLDLQGGAYLLYEIDKQDYVQKRMKALVGDIRSTLREDPRIGYTGLGVQGDAAQVRIRDLSRLADAEERLQPLVNPLASSVFGGQAVNEFDMTVTEDGLVRFSYSERGLEDRMTNIVQQSIEVIRRRVDELGTTEPSIQRQGADRILVEAPGEDDPERLKDLVGQTAQLTFHMVDTSMSGEQALQNRPPAGTVIMTSVDDPPIPYLLEEAPLLSGEDLVDAQVSFDQRNNEPVVNFRFNQSGARKFAQITQQNVNRPFAIVLDNEVISAPVIREPITGGSGQISGSFTLEGANDLAVLLRAGALPAKLTVIEERSIGPGLGADSIEAGKLASIIGGGLVIVFMILAYGRFGIIADLALMVNIFLIFGALTMLQATLTLPGIAGIVLTIGMAVDANVLIFERIREEARAGRSVISAVDAGFSRALGTILDANITTLIAAVILFQLGSGPVKGFAVTLAIGIFTTVFSAFTFSRLLVALWLRHRRPSKLPI, from the coding sequence ATGCTCTATTTCGCACGCTGGAAAATCGCGCTGATCGTGCTTGTGGTTGCCGCTGGCATCCTGACCACGCTGCCGAATTTCTTCTCCCAAAAACAACTTGAAAGCTGGCCGGACTTCCTGCCGAAGAACCAGATGGTTCTCGGTCTCGACCTTCAGGGCGGTGCTTATCTGCTTTATGAAATCGACAAGCAGGATTACGTCCAGAAGCGCATGAAGGCGCTGGTCGGCGATATCCGGTCAACCCTGCGCGAAGATCCGCGCATCGGGTATACGGGGCTCGGAGTTCAGGGAGACGCCGCTCAGGTTCGTATTCGCGATCTGTCGCGGCTGGCCGATGCGGAAGAGCGTCTGCAACCACTCGTCAACCCGCTGGCCTCCAGTGTTTTTGGCGGTCAGGCGGTCAATGAGTTTGACATGACCGTGACGGAAGACGGTCTGGTTCGATTTTCCTATTCCGAGCGTGGCCTTGAGGATCGCATGACGAATATCGTCCAGCAATCCATCGAGGTCATCCGGCGTCGTGTCGATGAACTGGGGACTACGGAACCCAGCATCCAGCGCCAGGGCGCCGACCGGATTCTGGTCGAAGCGCCGGGTGAAGATGATCCGGAACGCTTGAAAGATCTCGTCGGCCAGACGGCGCAGCTCACTTTCCACATGGTCGATACGTCCATGTCCGGCGAACAGGCGCTTCAGAACCGTCCGCCTGCAGGCACTGTCATCATGACTTCGGTTGATGATCCGCCCATTCCTTATCTTCTCGAGGAAGCGCCGCTCCTGTCGGGCGAAGACCTTGTCGATGCTCAGGTCAGCTTCGACCAGCGCAACAACGAACCGGTTGTGAACTTCCGCTTCAATCAGTCCGGCGCGCGCAAGTTCGCCCAGATCACGCAGCAGAATGTCAACCGTCCGTTCGCAATCGTGCTCGACAATGAAGTCATTTCCGCGCCGGTTATCCGTGAGCCGATCACCGGTGGTTCAGGTCAGATTTCCGGCAGCTTCACGCTGGAGGGCGCCAACGACCTTGCCGTGCTGTTGCGCGCCGGTGCGTTGCCGGCCAAGCTGACCGTCATCGAGGAACGCTCTATCGGTCCGGGCCTCGGCGCTGACTCCATTGAAGCAGGCAAGTTGGCGTCTATCATCGGCGGCGGTCTGGTGATCGTCTTCATGATCCTGGCCTATGGCCGCTTCGGCATCATTGCAGACCTTGCTCTGATGGTGAACATCTTCCTGATCTTTGGTGCGCTGACAATGCTGCAGGCAACACTGACCTTGCCCGGCATTGCAGGTATCGTTTTGACGATCGGTATGGCGGTGGATGCGAACGTGCTGATTTTCGAGCGTATTCGCGAAGAAGCAAGGGCAGGGAGATCTGTCATTTCTGCGGTGGATGCTGGCTTCAGCCGTGCCCTCGGTACGATCCTGGATGCCAACATCACGACTCTGATCGCCGCCGTGATCCTGTTCCAGCTCGGCTCGGGTCCGGTCAAGGGCTTCGCCGTGACATTGGCCATCGGTATCTTCACCACAGTGTTCTCGGCATTCACGTTCAGCCGGTTGCTGGTAGCCCTTTGGCTCCGCCACCGCCGTCCGTCGAAATTGCCGATTTGA
- a CDS encoding phytoene/squalene synthase family protein has product MTTDFEHAADVVRQFDKDRYLSALLAPEAHRNGLMALYAYSAEISRIRELVSEPLPGEVRLQWWRDLLEGTEHGAVASNPVANALLQTIDRYELPKESLVAMAEARVYDLYNDQMPSLNDLEGYAGETVSGVIQLACLVLNDGKEAGTATAAGHAGVAYALTGLMRALPWHASRQQMYLPKDVCDRHNLDVQSVFRGETTAELRAVLAEMRGHVRHHIGRVRQASKEVPTACQAAYLPLVLVEPFLKKLEREDLDPLKQVAEMSQLRRQWMLWRASGNVLKAI; this is encoded by the coding sequence ATGACGACCGATTTTGAACATGCTGCCGATGTGGTTCGTCAATTTGACAAGGACCGCTATCTCAGTGCGTTGCTGGCACCAGAAGCCCATCGCAATGGACTGATGGCGCTCTATGCCTACAGCGCCGAGATTTCCCGTATTCGAGAACTGGTGTCGGAACCGCTTCCGGGTGAAGTTCGGCTACAATGGTGGCGAGACCTGCTCGAAGGCACGGAACATGGAGCTGTTGCGTCCAATCCAGTTGCCAATGCCTTGTTGCAGACGATCGACCGATACGAATTGCCGAAAGAAAGCCTTGTGGCGATGGCGGAGGCAAGGGTTTACGATCTCTACAACGACCAGATGCCAAGTCTCAACGATCTGGAAGGTTACGCTGGTGAAACCGTTTCTGGGGTGATCCAGCTGGCTTGCCTTGTCTTGAATGATGGCAAGGAAGCCGGCACGGCAACGGCCGCAGGGCACGCGGGCGTGGCGTATGCGCTGACCGGTTTGATGCGCGCACTTCCTTGGCATGCGTCGCGGCAGCAGATGTATTTGCCGAAGGACGTCTGTGACCGGCACAATCTTGACGTCCAGTCAGTGTTTCGAGGAGAAACGACGGCTGAACTTCGGGCTGTGCTTGCTGAAATGCGTGGCCATGTCCGCCACCACATCGGCCGTGTGCGTCAGGCGTCGAAGGAAGTACCAACTGCCTGTCAGGCAGCCTACCTGCCATTGGTTCTTGTGGAGCCATTCCTGAAAAAACTGGAACGGGAAGACCTGGATCCGTTGAAGCAGGTCGCGGAGATGTCTCAACTCAGGCGGCAATGGATGCTCTGGCGAGCGTCCGGGAACGTACTGAAGGCCATCTGA
- a CDS encoding ATP-binding protein, with amino-acid sequence MNAENDLTALNAKLDSLIDLIARAVPARPGRPDFSVADAFVWAPDPGELLPVQKVNRVDITLLCAVSHVRDLLLDNTRRFAKGLPANNALLWGARGMGKSSLVKAAHAAIAVENASAGLKLIEIHREDIESLPKLMNLIRDVSCRFIVFCDDLSFDNDDTSYKSLKAVLEGGIEGRPDNVIFYATSNRRHLLPRDMIENERSTAINPAEAVEEKVSLSDRFGLWLGFHKCSQDDYLDMVRGYAAHFDLKIEADELRAKALEWATTRGSRSGRVAFQFIQDLAGRLGKTIS; translated from the coding sequence ATGAACGCTGAAAACGACCTCACCGCATTAAATGCAAAACTCGATTCCCTGATCGACCTTATCGCACGTGCGGTGCCAGCCCGTCCCGGCCGCCCGGATTTTTCGGTTGCTGACGCTTTCGTCTGGGCGCCTGATCCAGGTGAACTGCTACCGGTTCAAAAGGTCAATCGCGTCGATATCACGTTGCTTTGTGCGGTTTCCCATGTGCGTGATCTTCTTCTCGACAATACGCGCCGGTTTGCGAAGGGATTACCTGCAAACAACGCATTGCTCTGGGGCGCCAGAGGCATGGGCAAATCCTCACTGGTCAAGGCTGCCCATGCAGCGATCGCCGTCGAAAACGCTTCCGCCGGCTTGAAACTCATTGAAATTCATCGAGAAGACATCGAGTCGCTGCCCAAACTCATGAACCTCATCCGGGACGTTTCCTGCAGGTTCATCGTCTTTTGCGACGACTTGAGTTTCGACAATGACGACACCTCGTACAAGTCGCTCAAAGCCGTTCTTGAGGGCGGGATCGAGGGTCGGCCTGACAACGTCATTTTTTATGCCACTTCGAACCGCCGTCACCTTCTGCCAAGGGACATGATCGAGAACGAACGCTCGACAGCAATAAACCCCGCAGAAGCCGTTGAAGAAAAGGTTTCGCTGTCGGACCGGTTCGGGCTTTGGCTCGGGTTTCACAAGTGCAGCCAGGACGACTACCTGGATATGGTGCGCGGGTATGCCGCACACTTTGACCTGAAGATCGAAGCCGACGAATTGCGGGCAAAAGCGCTGGAATGGGCGACGACGCGCGGCAGCCGGTCGGGCCGTGTCGCCTTTCAGTTCATTCAGGATCTGGCCGGCAGGCTCGGCAAGACGATTTCCTGA
- the surE gene encoding 5'/3'-nucleotidase SurE: MRILITNDDGIQSPGLTVLENIARTLSDDVWVIAPETDQSGVAHSLTLSDPLRLRKLDDRHYALKGTPTDCVIMGVRKVLPGLPDLVLSGINRGQNLAEDVTYSGTVAGAMEGAILGIRSIAVSQAYNWDVRAEPDYSTAEAHAPALFRRLIDFELPQYTLLNVNFPACDAKDVKGIKVTVQGHHEQSGLSIDERSDGRGYPYYWLRFQDRGKSVLDNSDLQAIADGYVSVSPLRIDLTAHDLVTHLAEALG, translated from the coding sequence ATGCGTATCCTCATCACCAATGACGACGGAATTCAGTCTCCCGGGCTGACGGTTCTGGAAAACATTGCCAGGACACTTTCCGATGATGTCTGGGTAATCGCTCCTGAAACCGACCAGAGTGGTGTTGCCCATTCCCTGACACTGAGCGACCCGCTGCGCCTTCGTAAGCTCGATGACCGGCACTACGCCTTGAAAGGGACACCAACCGATTGCGTGATCATGGGCGTGCGCAAGGTGCTTCCCGGTTTACCGGATCTAGTGCTGTCGGGAATTAACAGGGGCCAGAACCTCGCTGAAGACGTGACCTATTCCGGAACCGTTGCCGGGGCGATGGAAGGTGCCATCCTCGGGATCAGGTCGATCGCCGTTTCCCAGGCTTACAACTGGGATGTGCGTGCCGAGCCGGACTATTCGACCGCTGAAGCCCACGCACCAGCGCTCTTCCGCAGGCTGATCGATTTCGAACTTCCGCAATATACGTTGTTGAATGTCAACTTTCCGGCCTGTGACGCCAAGGACGTGAAGGGGATCAAGGTTACCGTACAGGGGCACCATGAACAAAGCGGACTGTCCATCGACGAGCGTTCGGACGGGCGTGGTTATCCCTATTACTGGCTGCGTTTTCAGGATCGCGGCAAATCCGTACTTGATAATTCCGATCTGCAGGCAATTGCGGATGGATATGTTTCCGTTTCGCCGCTACGCATAGATCTGACAGCCCACGACCTGGTGACACACTTGGCGGAGGCTTTGGGGTAA
- a CDS encoding DUF1127 domain-containing protein produces MIDTVVRKFNNWKRFRQTYDELSNLSNRELDDLGIARSDIARYARMSAK; encoded by the coding sequence ATGATCGATACTGTTGTTCGCAAATTCAATAACTGGAAACGCTTCCGTCAGACCTATGACGAGCTGTCCAACCTGTCCAACCGCGAACTGGACGACCTGGGCATTGCCCGCTCCGACATCGCTCGCTACGCGCGCATGTCTGCGAAATAA
- a CDS encoding peptidoglycan DD-metalloendopeptidase family protein yields MRQGDSINSMARRYGVPIQAIVAVNGIDDPAKVQPGQSVIIPTYVYAERNGSTSTTEGESGKVKLPTAGRSDNVVTGSVPTSVGTMPRPDQKNGQQPTFADISQGKVDVVRVSTLPRRKPGGSDQTLTTASISSGSSSSSVPTPRRQPETSSAASQPVAAAPSGTVEKTKLPQPALTQEARPTEPIKTPTVVAKVQEDDSADAKFRWPVRGRIISDFGAKPGGGKNEGVNLAVPEGTPVHAADDGSVIYSGNELKGYGNLILVRHNDGWVSAYAHNSELKVKRGDTIRRGDVVALAGATGSVNQPQLHFELRQGNKPVDPLKYLPRR; encoded by the coding sequence ATGCGTCAGGGTGATTCCATCAATTCCATGGCACGCCGGTATGGTGTTCCGATCCAGGCTATTGTTGCTGTCAATGGCATCGACGACCCGGCAAAGGTACAGCCGGGCCAGAGCGTCATCATCCCGACTTACGTTTACGCTGAACGAAACGGTTCAACGAGCACGACTGAAGGCGAAAGCGGCAAGGTCAAACTGCCGACAGCTGGACGAAGCGATAATGTTGTCACTGGCTCCGTGCCGACGTCTGTCGGGACGATGCCGAGGCCTGATCAGAAGAACGGTCAGCAGCCGACATTTGCTGATATCAGCCAGGGCAAGGTCGACGTTGTCCGCGTCAGCACCTTGCCGAGGCGCAAGCCTGGTGGATCCGATCAAACTCTGACGACAGCTTCCATTTCGTCCGGATCGTCTTCCTCAAGCGTGCCAACACCGCGCCGTCAGCCAGAGACTTCATCCGCCGCTTCGCAACCCGTTGCTGCGGCACCGTCGGGAACGGTAGAGAAAACCAAGCTGCCACAGCCCGCTCTCACGCAGGAAGCCCGGCCCACAGAACCGATCAAGACGCCAACTGTCGTTGCCAAGGTTCAGGAAGACGACAGCGCGGATGCCAAGTTCCGGTGGCCTGTTCGTGGCCGTATCATCTCCGACTTCGGCGCAAAGCCGGGTGGTGGAAAGAACGAGGGTGTGAATCTTGCTGTTCCTGAAGGAACACCTGTTCATGCTGCTGACGACGGTTCCGTGATCTATTCAGGCAACGAACTGAAGGGCTACGGTAACCTGATCCTCGTTCGTCACAATGACGGCTGGGTCTCTGCCTATGCACACAACAGCGAGTTGAAGGTCAAGCGGGGCGATACGATCCGCCGCGGCGACGTGGTTGCGCTGGCGGGCGCGACTGGGTCAGTCAACCAGCCGCAGCTCCATTTCGAACTGCGCCAGGGCAACAAGCCCGTCGATCCGCTGAAATACCTGCCGCGACGCTGA
- a CDS encoding DUF1127 domain-containing protein, which produces MFDTVRQKYSNWVSYRRAVDELSRLSARELADLGICRSDIKFVARRQIG; this is translated from the coding sequence ATGTTTGACACCGTGCGCCAAAAGTACAGCAACTGGGTAAGCTACCGCCGTGCGGTTGACGAATTGTCCCGCCTTTCGGCCCGTGAGCTTGCCGACCTCGGCATCTGCCGCAGCGACATCAAATTTGTCGCGCGTCGTCAGATTGGCTGA
- the serS gene encoding serine--tRNA ligase, with amino-acid sequence MFDIRWIRENAVAFDRALAKRGYEASAAKLIALDDSRRSHITKLQEAQERRNAASKEIGKAKGSGDDARAQELIDEVAQIKAFIQSGEEEERKLIADLEAAMAVIPNLPHDDVPVGEDEAGNVLLKTHGEKPVFTFNEAPKEHYELGEDLGGMDFAAAAKLSGSRFVILKGQIARLERALGQFMIDLHTQENGYTEVSPPLLVHSDPLYGTGQLPKFEEDLFKTTTDHYLIPTAEIPLTNLVAGEILPEDQLPLRVTALTYCFRSEAGSAGRDTRGMLRQHQFQKCELVSVTKPEDSLNELERMLGCAEKVLQKLGLHYRVMTLCSGDMGFGARKTYDIEVWLPGQDTYREISSCSVCGDFQARRMNARFRPADSKQPLHVHTLNGSGIAVGRALIAVLENYQNGDGTITVPDVLRPYMGGLEKIG; translated from the coding sequence ATGTTTGATATTAGATGGATACGGGAAAACGCAGTCGCCTTTGACCGGGCTTTGGCTAAACGGGGTTATGAAGCTTCCGCAGCCAAGCTGATCGCACTGGACGATTCCCGTCGCTCCCATATCACCAAACTTCAGGAAGCCCAGGAACGGCGCAACGCCGCCTCCAAGGAAATCGGCAAGGCCAAGGGTTCGGGCGATGACGCGCGTGCGCAGGAGCTGATTGACGAAGTCGCACAGATCAAGGCTTTCATTCAGTCGGGTGAAGAAGAAGAGCGTAAGCTCATTGCCGATCTGGAAGCGGCCATGGCCGTCATCCCCAATCTGCCGCATGACGATGTTCCTGTGGGCGAGGATGAAGCCGGCAACGTGCTTCTGAAGACGCACGGTGAAAAACCGGTCTTCACGTTCAATGAAGCTCCGAAAGAACACTATGAGCTGGGCGAAGACCTCGGCGGCATGGACTTTGCCGCTGCGGCCAAGCTGTCTGGTTCGCGCTTCGTGATCCTCAAGGGGCAGATAGCCCGGCTGGAACGTGCTCTTGGCCAGTTCATGATTGACCTGCACACCCAGGAAAATGGCTACACCGAGGTTTCGCCGCCGCTTCTGGTTCATAGCGATCCGCTCTACGGGACCGGTCAGCTGCCGAAATTCGAGGAAGACCTCTTCAAGACCACTACGGATCACTATCTGATCCCGACGGCCGAAATACCGCTGACCAATCTGGTTGCCGGTGAGATTCTCCCAGAAGATCAACTGCCGCTTCGTGTGACTGCGCTTACCTATTGTTTCCGGTCCGAGGCCGGGTCTGCCGGGCGTGATACGCGTGGAATGCTGCGCCAGCATCAGTTCCAGAAATGCGAACTCGTTTCCGTTACCAAGCCGGAAGACTCGCTCAACGAACTGGAACGCATGTTGGGTTGCGCGGAGAAGGTACTGCAGAAACTCGGCCTGCATTACCGGGTGATGACCTTGTGCAGCGGCGACATGGGCTTTGGCGCACGCAAGACCTACGACATCGAGGTCTGGCTGCCCGGACAGGATACCTACCGCGAGATTTCGTCCTGTTCCGTTTGCGGCGACTTTCAGGCGCGCCGCATGAATGCAAGGTTCCGGCCCGCCGACTCCAAGCAACCGCTCCACGTGCACACCCTCAACGGATCGGGTATCGCAGTTGGCCGGGCTCTGATTGCCGTTTTGGAAAACTATCAAAATGGCGATGGCACGATCACCGTTCCCGACGTTCTGCGACCTTACATGGGTGGTCTGGAAAAGATCGGCTGA
- a CDS encoding Mth938-like domain-containing protein gives MEIRDAHFPGRAPLEAYGNGGFRFAGMSHRGSLLCVPSGIYGWDVSDASAFTPEAFQKVLEEQADIEVLLVGTGKELRPLPAELKTLFREAGILSDPMSTGAALRTFNVLLSEDRAVAAALIAVD, from the coding sequence ATGGAAATCCGCGATGCGCATTTTCCCGGTCGGGCGCCGCTCGAAGCTTATGGCAACGGCGGCTTCCGGTTTGCCGGGATGTCTCATCGCGGATCCTTGTTATGCGTTCCGAGCGGAATCTACGGCTGGGACGTTAGCGATGCGTCCGCCTTTACTCCTGAAGCCTTTCAGAAGGTTCTGGAGGAACAGGCGGACATTGAAGTGCTTCTGGTCGGAACCGGCAAGGAACTTCGACCTTTGCCGGCAGAGCTGAAAACGCTGTTTCGGGAGGCGGGCATATTGTCCGACCCGATGTCGACAGGCGCCGCGCTTCGGACCTTCAATGTGCTTTTGTCGGAAGACCGGGCTGTAGCTGCTGCACTGATCGCTGTCGACTGA
- a CDS encoding protein-L-isoaspartate(D-aspartate) O-methyltransferase — translation MAGQLPGKENRTMASALPDEAEARAALVLALRQRGVGARNVLAAIERVPRRLFLSARHHSLAYEDAMLPIECGQIVSAPSIVAFTVQALAIDSSHVVLEIGTGSGYQAAVMSHLAAQVETLDRFATLTDLATRRFEALKLTNVKARQADGLSEFRQKGPYDRIVVNAAVEEVPDPWLQQLKPGGILIAPVGQAKKAQPLIKFQKTESVVTAETLMMVRTVMLQPGIAKKL, via the coding sequence ATGGCCGGTCAATTGCCCGGCAAGGAAAACAGGACGATGGCGTCCGCTTTGCCGGATGAAGCGGAAGCCCGCGCTGCATTGGTTCTGGCACTGCGACAGCGCGGTGTCGGGGCGAGGAACGTACTGGCTGCAATTGAACGCGTCCCCCGGCGCCTTTTCCTGTCCGCACGCCATCACAGTCTTGCCTATGAAGACGCAATGCTGCCGATCGAATGCGGGCAGATCGTTTCAGCACCTTCGATCGTTGCCTTCACGGTACAGGCGCTAGCAATCGACTCCAGTCACGTGGTTCTGGAGATAGGGACCGGTTCCGGCTATCAGGCAGCCGTTATGTCCCATCTGGCCGCCCAGGTGGAAACGCTCGACAGGTTCGCCACATTGACGGATCTGGCGACACGTCGTTTTGAGGCGCTCAAACTGACGAACGTGAAAGCCCGGCAGGCCGACGGTTTGAGCGAGTTTCGCCAGAAAGGCCCCTACGACAGGATTGTCGTCAACGCGGCAGTGGAAGAAGTGCCAGATCCTTGGCTGCAGCAGCTGAAACCGGGAGGTATCCTGATCGCGCCGGTCGGTCAGGCAAAAAAGGCCCAGCCGTTGATCAAGTTCCAGAAAACCGAGAGTGTTGTGACTGCGGAAACGCTGATGATGGTGCGGACGGTCATGTTGCAGCCGGGAATCGCCAAGAAGCTCTAG
- the secF gene encoding protein translocase subunit SecF has translation MLLRIVPDNTKIKFMWLRKVSFPLSIVLVIASIAAFFTVGLNYGIDFKGGTIIEIKTDGPADVASIRSDLSSLNLGDVQVQEFGGSDDILIRVEEQPGGELAQQAVIGKVRTIFEGQEVDFRRVEVVGPRVSGELAQAGAIAVAASLLAILFYIWFRFEWQFAVGAILTTANDVVITIGLFVLLQLDFSLSSIAAVLTIIGYSLNDTVVVYDRIRENLRKYKKRPLTEVLDMSINETLSRTTMTSLTTLLALFALYIFGGEVIQSFTLAMIFGIVIGTYSSIFLAAPFLILFNLRAEAMSPKDDDGEKAPKAKASA, from the coding sequence ATGTTGCTGAGAATTGTTCCGGACAACACCAAAATCAAATTCATGTGGCTGCGGAAAGTCAGTTTTCCGCTGTCCATCGTACTGGTGATCGCATCAATCGCCGCCTTCTTCACCGTTGGGCTAAACTACGGCATCGACTTCAAGGGCGGTACCATCATCGAAATCAAGACCGATGGTCCGGCCGATGTTGCCTCGATCCGTTCCGATCTGTCTTCCCTGAACCTTGGGGATGTCCAGGTGCAGGAATTCGGCGGGTCGGACGACATTTTGATCCGTGTTGAAGAACAGCCGGGTGGCGAGCTTGCTCAGCAGGCCGTTATCGGCAAGGTGCGAACCATTTTCGAAGGTCAGGAAGTGGATTTCCGCCGCGTCGAAGTTGTGGGCCCGCGTGTTTCGGGTGAGCTTGCTCAGGCAGGGGCAATCGCGGTTGCCGCCTCGTTGCTGGCGATCCTGTTCTACATCTGGTTCCGCTTCGAGTGGCAGTTTGCAGTTGGGGCCATTCTGACAACGGCCAACGACGTGGTCATAACCATTGGCCTGTTCGTCCTGCTGCAGCTTGATTTCTCGTTGTCCAGTATCGCGGCCGTTCTGACCATCATCGGTTACTCACTCAACGATACCGTGGTCGTTTATGACCGTATTCGCGAGAACCTGCGCAAATACAAGAAGCGGCCATTGACGGAAGTGCTCGACATGTCGATCAACGAGACGCTGTCTCGTACGACCATGACGTCTCTCACGACGCTGCTGGCGCTTTTCGCGCTTTACATCTTCGGCGGTGAGGTCATCCAGTCGTTCACCCTGGCAATGATCTTCGGTATCGTGATCGGCACCTATTCGTCGATCTTCCTGGCGGCTCCTTTCCTGATCCTGTTCAATCTTCGTGCGGAGGCCATGTCTCCGAAGGACGACGATGGCGAAAAGGCTCCAAAGGCGAAAGCGTCGGCTTAG
- the yajC gene encoding preprotein translocase subunit YajC: MFITPAYAQAAGPAGASGFLIQILPFVAIFAIMYFLIIRPQRQRMKKHQDMVANLRRGDTIVTTGGLIGKVSKVVDDGEVQVELSEGVKVRLVRSMVQEVRSKTEPAKENA, translated from the coding sequence ATGTTTATCACACCAGCCTACGCGCAGGCAGCCGGTCCGGCAGGCGCTTCCGGTTTCTTGATCCAGATCCTGCCTTTCGTGGCGATCTTCGCAATCATGTATTTCCTGATCATCCGCCCGCAGCGTCAGCGCATGAAGAAGCATCAGGACATGGTTGCCAACCTTCGCCGTGGTGACACCATCGTGACCACCGGTGGCCTGATCGGCAAGGTTTCCAAAGTCGTAGACGACGGTGAAGTGCAGGTCGAACTTTCCGAGGGCGTCAAGGTTCGTCTCGTACGTTCCATGGTGCAGGAAGTGCGCTCCAAAACCGAACCGGCCAAGGAAAACGCGTAA